The following proteins are co-located in the Saccharomycodes ludwigii strain NBRC 1722 chromosome V, whole genome shotgun sequence genome:
- a CDS encoding uncharacterized protein (similar to Saccharomyces cerevisiae YMR043W | MCM1 | MiniChromosome Maintenance), with translation MSSSNNNDNNDQNNQNQIKENKLDVKGLPSSSSPSIAHANSAVTSTSTTKNNSTTTQSRTERRKIEIKFIQNKTKRHVTFSKRKHGIMKKAYELSVLTGTQVLLLVVSETGLVYTFTTPKFQPIVTQPEGKNLIQACLNAPDDEDEDEEDDEDEDEGDVDEGEDEGEDIAVGGGGGDEDEDD, from the coding sequence ATGAGttcatcaaataataacgataataatgatcaaaataatcaaaatcaaataaaagaaaataaactCGACGTTAAAGGTTTACCTTCCTCCTCCTCCCCTTCCATCGCCCATGCTAATTCTGCCGTCACTTCTACTTCTActactaaaaataacagtACGACAACACAATCAAGGACCGAGAGAAGAAAGATcgaaattaaatttatccaaaacaaaactaaAAGACATGTAACGTTTAGTAAAAGAAAGCATGgcataatgaaaaaagctTATGAGTTAAGTGTATTAACTGGTACCCAGGTACTACTATTAGTAGTTTCTGAAACTGGCTTGGTCTATACTTTTACCACTCCTAAATTCCAGCCAATTGTTACTCAGCCAGAAGGTAAAAACTTGATTCAAGCTTGTTTAAATGCACCAGATGATGAAGAcgaagatgaagaagatgatgaagacgAAGATGAAGGAGATGTTGATGAGGGGGAAGATGAGGGAGAAGATATTGCAGTTGGAGGCGGTGGTGGTGATGAAGACGAAGATGAttga